The sequence CAGTTTAACCCCTCTCTGATTCAAATTGACCTTCAAATTTAGTTTTTCTCTTTTTCAGCTGCTTCTTTTTCTTCTTTCACAACAGCTTTTCTGGACAAGTTGACACGTCCTTGATTATCGATTTCAGTTACTTTCACATATAATACATCATCCATTTTCAGGACGTCTTCAACTGCTTTTGTCCGCTCTTCTGCAATTTCAGAAATATGGAGCAGTCCGTCTTTACCTGGGAATAGTTCAAGGAAAGCACCGAATTTTTCAATGCGTTTCACTTTCGCCATATAATATTCGCCAACTTTTGCTTCACGCACGATATTCTCAATCATTGCTTTCGCTTTATTGTTCATATCGTTATTTGGCGAAGAAATGTAAATCGTACCATCTTGCTCTGTATCGATTTTAACATTCGTCTCTTCGATAATTTTGTTAATGACTTTTCCGCCAGGTCCAATAACATCGCGAATTTTGTCTGGGTTAATTTTGATCATGATGATTTTTGGAGCGAATTCCGAAAGCTCCGTACGTGGTGTACTGATTGCTGTCATCATATGATTCAAGATTTTCAAACGGCCCACTTTAGCTTGTGCCAATGCTTCTTCTAAAATCTGACGAGAAAGTCCATCGATTTTAATGTCCATTTGAAGCGCAGTAATACCGTGCTCAGTTCCTGCTACTTTAAAGTCCATATCGCCAAGATGATCTTCCATCCCTTGAATATCGGAAAGAACAGAGTAGTTGTCGCCTTTCTTCACAAGACCCATTGCAATACCAGCAACCGGCGCTTTAAGTGGAACACCTGCATCCATCATCGCCATCGTTGACGCACAAATAGAAGCCTGTGAAGATGAACCATTCGATTCAAGCACTTCTGCAACTAAACGCATTGTATATGGGAAATCCGTTTCATTTGGTAGAACAGCTGATAGCGCACGTTCTCCAAGTGCTCCGTGACCGATTTCACGACGACCCGGCCCACGAATTGGACCTGTTTCTCCAACACTGAAATTCGGGAAATTATAATGGTGCATGAAGCGTTTTGACTCTTCAATGCCAAGACCATCGATGATTTGTACTTCACCCAAAGCTCCTAGTGTACAAATACTTAACGCCTGTGTTTGTCCACGTGTAAAGAGACCTGAGCCGTGTGTGCGTGGCAAAACACCAACTTCTGAAGCGAGTGGACGGATTTCATCCAAACCACGGCCATCAGGACGGATTTTTTCATCTGTAATCAAACGACGTACTTCTTCTTTCACAAGATGCTCCAAGACATTTTTCACTTGTTTCATCGTTGCTTCGTCAGCTTCTTCTGCCTCGTAGCGTTCAATCACTGTATTGCGTACTGCATTGATTGCTTCTTCACGTGCATGCTTTTCTTGTGTTTGGATAGCACTCACAAGATCGGCTTCACAACTAGCTTTAATGTCAGCTAAAATTGTTTCATCTAATTGGAATAACGGAATATCAAGCTTCGCTTTACCAATTTCCGCAACAATTTTCTCTTGGAATTCAATCAGTTTAATAATTTCTTCATGCCCGAACATAATCGCTTCAAGAACAACATCTTCCGGAACCTCTTTCGCGCCCGCTTCAACCATGTTAATGGCATCTTTCGTTCCCGCTACGATTAGGTCAAGGTCACTCTTGTCCAATTGTGCAGGTGTTGGGTTGACGATGAATTTCCCGTCGATTCGTCCCACTTGAACGCCCGCAATCGGTCCTTCAAACGGAATATCCGATACAGACAATGCGAGTGAAGAACCAAGCATTGCAGCCATCTCAGATGAGCAGTCCTGATCGACTGACATCACAAGAGAAATGACCTGAACGTCATTACGGAAGCCATCTGCGAATAAAGGACGGATTGGACGGTCAATCAGACGGCTAGTTAAAACCGCTTTATCAGATGGACGTCCTTCACGTTTCAGGAAGCCCCCTGGGATTTTCCCAACTGCGTACATACGCTCTTCATAGTTCACTGTAAGTGGGAAGAAATCCAACCCTCGTGAATTTTTTGAAGTTGTTGCTGTTGCTAGTACTGTTGTATCTCCGTAACGAACGAGTACTGCGCCGTTCGCTTGTTTCGCAAGTTGCCCCGTTTCAATTGTTAACGGACGACCTGCCCAATCAAGTGTATAGACTTTTTTCTCTGTCATTATAGAACTCCTCTCCATATTCCAGCCTGAACTGTATACGATATATGTATTAATAGTAGTGTAAGTGATAGCGCTCAGTGAACACAAGTTTTTATCATCATTAACCGACACCATGGCACATTTGTACAGTATACCACTTTTTTACGGATTCTAATATAGGTTGGGGAGAAATATTGGGGATTTGATTAATTATGTGATAAAACACTGAAGCCTGTCACAATTCACCCAGATTTCATGTAAATAATTATCCAATCACTCCTCCGTATTTCGAGTAAATATGATACAATAATTGGTGTGGTCGTTGCTATGTCCCCAAGCATAGTTAAAAATAATAAATAATTTTATACGTGGAAAATATAGCAGTAGATGTTCTGTAGTTAAAAATTTAAGCGAAAGGAGGAAATGGTATGAATAATGAACTTAAAGCCATGCTAGAATCTGTTATTCACGAAGCTTTACTGCCTATCAAAGAGGATATACGGTCTCTTAAAGAGGATGTTCAATCTCTAAAAGGTGATGTGCAAACTCTAAAAGAAGATGTACAGGCTCTAAAAGGAGATGTACAGACTCTAAAAGGTGATGTGCAAGCTCTAAAAGGTGATGTACAGACTCTAAAAGGAGATGTGCAAGCTCTCCAAGTAGGTCAAAGTGAACTCCAGCAATTAGTAGGTACTATCTATAACCGCCAAGATGAGACAGATGCTCGGTTGGAGACTTTAACAACGGATATCAAAGCTTTAAAAGAAGATGTTCAAACTCTCAAATCAGGTCAAAGCGAGCTCCATCAATTAGCATGTGCTATCTACGACCGTCAAGAAGAAACAGATGCTCGGTTGGAAGCTTTGACAATGGATGTCCATCGTACAACCGGCGACATAACGTCACTAAAACAAGTTCAATCACGACAAGAAAAGATCATGGGTACACTTGCCCTTCGTTCCCTTGAACAAGAAACTGATTTACGCGAACTCAAATACGCATAAGGAATAGCCCATTAGCATCCCGTGCTGATGGGCTTTATTTATACTTATCATGAAGGTAAACCCACAATCTACTCCATCATTCTGGCAAATACGGTATCAAACCTCTTCTACATGCCTCTTCCTGAATTTCCCTTGAGCATACTCTCGCATCCATGTGAAAACCATTGACTGATATCATCCAGGCCATCGGATTTTCAACTACTTTACTCGGCAAAGACCAATCAGGATCAAAAAGACCCATTTTCATCGTCGTTCTAATTTGCTTGGACTTAGCACTGCCAGTGCCTCCACTTACACCAAACCCTTCATATAATTCCTTCGCTTTCATAGTAGCTGTTGAGCCGAATCAAAAAGAAAATTGACCGTACCGATTGCACGGACAATTCCACAAGCCCATGTAGCTGGTTAGAACTAGGAAACTAATGAACCATAAACTAGACAACACAAAAAAGCGAGCACAAGGCTCGCTTTTCAGGTTGTCTTATTAACGGCGTAGGCCGAGTTTAGCAATAAGATCACGGTAACGTTGTACTTCTGTTTCACGTAGGAAACGAAGAAGTCTACGACGAGTACCAATCATTTTCAAAAGTCCACGACGTGAGTGGTGGTCTTTCTTATGAGTTTTAAGGTGCTCTGTTAAGTTATTGATCTCTTCTGTAAGGACAGCGATCTGAACATCTGCTGATCCAGTATCGTTGTCGTGAATTTTGAATTCGTTGATCAATTCATGTTTACGCTCTTGTGTAATAGCCATCCTTTTCACCTCCAAATAATGAAATATCCCCTAATCCCGAGCAAACGTTGGTGATTCGTGTTGCCAAGGAACGGTTCGTGCACTTTGGCACTCATTCATAATACCATGACGTTTTTTGAATTGCAACCGTCATTCTACTCTAATCAATTACGCCCCGCTGATTCAAGCTAATGTATCTCTTGCTTGTTGCTTATCTATTACCATTTGTTCAATCAATGCATCTACCGAATCAAACTTCTCTTCCGGTCGTAAATGTTTAATCCAATCAACAGCTACTTCTTTGCCATATAAATCACCATCAAAGTCGAGGACATTCACTTCTACTATAGGTGGGATTCCCGATTCATGGAAAGTTGGCTTCACGCCGACACTGCAAACGCCATTATGCATGATGCCATCTGTTGTAAAACGCACGGCATAGACACCGTTAGCAGGCAACACCGTATCAGGCTCTGGTAAAACATTCGCTGTTGGAAAACCAAGCAGTCGCCCACGTTTTTCACCATGAACAACGATACCAACCGTTCGGAACGGTCTACCGAGCAGCAAGGCGGTTGCTTCGACATTGCCTTCTGCTAGCAGTTGCCGAATACGCGTCGATGAAATTTTCTCATCACGATCAATCACTTTATCAATGACTGTCGTGCCAAAAGCCCCATCTGACAATGTCGCCATCTGTTCCATCGTTCCCGCACCCTTTGAACCAAATGTATAATCAAATCCAGCTGTGACGTGTTTAATCGGAAGCCCTTTCATGAAAATATCCACAAATTGCTTTGGCGAAAGTGATGCAAGAGCCCAATCGAATGTCACGATAAATAATGCATCAATCCCCATCGTTTCAAGTAATCGTGCTTTCTCAGGATATTGTGTAATATAACCTACCTTGCTGTTACCATCACCGAACAAATGCGATGGATGCGGGTCGAATGTCATCACAGCTGACCGAATACCGAGTTCTACCGCCTTCTTTTTTGCTTCCGCAATAACCGTTTGATGCCCTTTATGTAAACCATCAAAAAAGCCAATGGCAAGCGAGTACTGTTCAGTACTGTCTATATCAATCGTTCCCGGATAATGCAATTTGTAAATATCCATTGTTGTTCCTCCTTACCTATTCAGTGGAAACATCTTTTCAGGCTTCATAAGTCCTGGCTTTGTAGGATGCTTCGTATACACTGCAATCGCTTTACCTTTCGCTGTGAAAACAATGGATTCATCACTTTGAAGCGATGTATGCTCTGATAATACTTGGCCATTCATGACTTTATCATACAGGTCTTCACTAATTTCAACACTCGGAAAATCAGCCAAGGCATCCTCAAGTGGACGCAGTATCGTTATGATTTCGCCTACTTCTTGCAATTCCCTTACTTCATCCAACGTACGACAGTCTGTTTGTCTATACGTCCCTGATGATGTCCTAACGAGTGACGCCATATGCGCGGGGTAACCAAGTAGCTCACCAATTTGCACCGCAAGCGTCCGGATATACGTCCCTTTGCCGCAAGCAACACGAATACGGAATTGAACTTCCTCCCCTTCGTACAATTGTACAGGGTCAAGCAGTTCAATGTCATGAATCAAGACCTTACGCATCGGACGCTCGACTTCAATTCCTTTGCGTGCATACTCATAGAGTCTACGACCATTTACTTTCACCGCAGAATACATCGGTGGAATTTGCGTAATTTCACCTGTCAATTGAGCAAGCGCTTCCTCTATTTGATCGCGCAAAATTTGCTTTGGTGATAAATCAGAAGCAACAACCTCGCCATCTGCATCTTCGGTTTCAGTTGCCGTTCCGATCGATACGACTGCGACATACTCCTTGCCTGAATCCGTCACATACTCCGCCACTTTTGTTGCTTGTCCAATACAAATCGGTAACACACCTTCTACACTCGGATCGAGTGTACCTGTATGACCTACTTTTTTTGTTCCTAAAATTTTTCGTAATTTAAAAACACAATCATGCGAGGTCATCCCTTTTTCTTTCCAGAGAGGCAGTATTCCGTTCATGTGCAACCTCCTTTTATATGTAAAAAGAGGAGGCCGGAAAGTCCTCGTGGACACCGACTTCCTCCATTTTTTTACTCATTGTCTAGCTTCAGGCGCTAGATGCTCGGGTCATAAGTCAATCCTGCTATGTGGCAAAAAACGCCACGTCGCTGGCTCGCCTTATGCCTGTCGCATCTGAGCAAGCGCCCTTCGCTTTTCTTAGTCATCCTGTCCGTCTTTCACTTGTCTAAGAAGTGAGTCAATTCGATTGCCATATGCTACGGATTCATCGAATTCGAATTTAATCTCTGGTGTTATCCGGAGTCTGATTCGCTGGCCAATCTCAGTACGAATAAAACCTTTCGCTTTGTTGAGACCTTTCAACGTATCTTCTTTTTCCGACTCTTTTCCAAGAACAGAGATGAAAATAGTTGCTTGTTGAAGATCACCAGTTACCTCGACATCAGTTACAGTAACGAAACCAATTCGTGGATCCTTTACTTTGTTACCGATGATATCACCAAGTTCTTTTTTCATCTGTTCTGC comes from Sporosarcina sp. FSL K6-3457 and encodes:
- the pnp gene encoding polyribonucleotide nucleotidyltransferase, which encodes MTEKKVYTLDWAGRPLTIETGQLAKQANGAVLVRYGDTTVLATATTSKNSRGLDFFPLTVNYEERMYAVGKIPGGFLKREGRPSDKAVLTSRLIDRPIRPLFADGFRNDVQVISLVMSVDQDCSSEMAAMLGSSLALSVSDIPFEGPIAGVQVGRIDGKFIVNPTPAQLDKSDLDLIVAGTKDAINMVEAGAKEVPEDVVLEAIMFGHEEIIKLIEFQEKIVAEIGKAKLDIPLFQLDETILADIKASCEADLVSAIQTQEKHAREEAINAVRNTVIERYEAEEADEATMKQVKNVLEHLVKEEVRRLITDEKIRPDGRGLDEIRPLASEVGVLPRTHGSGLFTRGQTQALSICTLGALGEVQIIDGLGIEESKRFMHHYNFPNFSVGETGPIRGPGRREIGHGALGERALSAVLPNETDFPYTMRLVAEVLESNGSSSQASICASTMAMMDAGVPLKAPVAGIAMGLVKKGDNYSVLSDIQGMEDHLGDMDFKVAGTEHGITALQMDIKIDGLSRQILEEALAQAKVGRLKILNHMMTAISTPRTELSEFAPKIIMIKINPDKIRDVIGPGGKVINKIIEETNVKIDTEQDGTIYISSPNNDMNNKAKAMIENIVREAKVGEYYMAKVKRIEKFGAFLELFPGKDGLLHISEIAEERTKAVEDVLKMDDVLYVKVTEIDNQGRVNLSRKAVVKEEKEAAEKEKN
- the rpsO gene encoding 30S ribosomal protein S15, whose amino-acid sequence is MAITQERKHELINEFKIHDNDTGSADVQIAVLTEEINNLTEHLKTHKKDHHSRRGLLKMIGTRRRLLRFLRETEVQRYRDLIAKLGLRR
- a CDS encoding bifunctional riboflavin kinase/FAD synthetase produces the protein MDIYKLHYPGTIDIDSTEQYSLAIGFFDGLHKGHQTVIAEAKKKAVELGIRSAVMTFDPHPSHLFGDGNSKVGYITQYPEKARLLETMGIDALFIVTFDWALASLSPKQFVDIFMKGLPIKHVTAGFDYTFGSKGAGTMEQMATLSDGAFGTTVIDKVIDRDEKISSTRIRQLLAEGNVEATALLLGRPFRTVGIVVHGEKRGRLLGFPTANVLPEPDTVLPANGVYAVRFTTDGIMHNGVCSVGVKPTFHESGIPPIVEVNVLDFDGDLYGKEVAVDWIKHLRPEEKFDSVDALIEQMVIDKQQARDTLA
- the truB gene encoding tRNA pseudouridine(55) synthase TruB, whose amino-acid sequence is MNGILPLWKEKGMTSHDCVFKLRKILGTKKVGHTGTLDPSVEGVLPICIGQATKVAEYVTDSGKEYVAVVSIGTATETEDADGEVVASDLSPKQILRDQIEEALAQLTGEITQIPPMYSAVKVNGRRLYEYARKGIEVERPMRKVLIHDIELLDPVQLYEGEEVQFRIRVACGKGTYIRTLAVQIGELLGYPAHMASLVRTSSGTYRQTDCRTLDEVRELQEVGEIITILRPLEDALADFPSVEISEDLYDKVMNGQVLSEHTSLQSDESIVFTAKGKAIAVYTKHPTKPGLMKPEKMFPLNR
- the rbfA gene encoding 30S ribosome-binding factor RbfA — protein: MSMRANRVAEQMKKELGDIIGNKVKDPRIGFVTVTDVEVTGDLQQATIFISVLGKESEKEDTLKGLNKAKGFIRTEIGQRIRLRITPEIKFEFDESVAYGNRIDSLLRQVKDGQDD